In Lycium ferocissimum isolate CSIRO_LF1 chromosome 3, AGI_CSIRO_Lferr_CH_V1, whole genome shotgun sequence, the genomic window AATGTTTCATATTCCAAAACTAAGTAAATCATCTTACATCATATCTTCAAATTTAgtaaataaaaacaataacagtAATAGATATTTTAGTGTAATAGAAAAGATTGTTAATCCCAAACGGAAAAAAAGGATTATTGCTGAAGAAATTTTTAAACTTTGAATTtcgtaagattttttttttttataatctagATAATTTTTCACACCAATTTGGCATAAGGAAACGGGGTTATACATTGACATGGGTAAGAAAGAGTGAGatgaaagtgaaaatttattaagATAAGGATCTATAATTTTGCAACTTCTATATGATATTGTAACTAACCTTTTAAGTACTTTTATTCTCTGCTTCGTCATCTTATTGATACCAAGCTCCGGCTTCCCGCTATAGCTACAAGTTTTGCAGTTTCTATCACTATTAACAACTATAAAATATACATCaatgttttgtatatatatgtaagaacGTTAATGCTTGTCGGTGGAAAATGTTTAAGTAGATGGAGGAGTTATTCTGACTTTGAATGAATGACCAATGAAGCATCCGTACGTAGTGAAGATGGTTTGGGATTCCCTCCGGTACTTAAGCCTcaagtaatttttgaatttcCGACGCACCTTTTGATTTGTTGGGGAGAAGAAAGTTGGTCTTATTAGGAAAATTGAATGAATTAATGTGGAACTGTGGCTGGAATTTTCAATGCAAAAAGATTTTAACCATAACCATTGCTGTTGGCAATCGGACGTATCATTTGGTGAAGAATCGCAATGGTTTGGCCTTTATCTTTCGAAGgaaacaattattaattaataagaaaatgtgagaaaaaggttaaaaaaacatgaaaatagtTAAATACAAATTCTAATCTGTGAGAGTGCCATGTCACCAGTCCTATGtcctgcaattatatatatatatatatagattaaaggaaaaataacacTGTATGACAATTTGAGGAAAATATTTACCCCGATTAGcccatgtttattttttttatccgaGCTAGCCATCGGCGGCAGCGATGGAGACGAAGTTGGATATGCAGCAGCGATGGAGAAGAAGGAAGCGTCGAGGTAATTGGGTACACCGTCGCCGGTGACAAATGACAAGCAGCGGCTTAGACGGTTTTGACAGTGTTGTCGTCGCCGATGACTGTGCACTTTCTTCTTATTGATAAAAGAATCTTGTTGTCGCCGTTGCCGGTGGCTGCGTTGTCGCCGTCGCCGGATCTAAAGTGtttataaacacctcttatacactaGTATACACTTTTAACGGtagaagtgtgtataaacacctcttatacattatgtataattttgtataatgttgtatgctagtgtaaaagtgtgtataaacacctcttatacttTATTATGCACTTTTATATAATGTTGATACATTGTCAACATtaggtgtataaagttgtatattgttgtataatattgtataccaTGAAAAAGTGGCTATGCGGGtgcaatttaaaaatatggctatgCAAATGTAATTTTGTATGTTGGATTGTATATTACTGAAATTCCCCCTAGATTAAAtacaaactcttttttttttttaattgttttcaccgtgactttttttgaaattttcttttttccatctCTCTTTAGAGGGCATCCTATTTATATAGTCGCGCTCATTTAACTTTTACTTACTTTTCTCATAAATTAATTGGTACTAATATAGTTAAATTTAGGCGaatcttcttctcctcctccacCTCCTTCCTCTTCGTCTTCTACGATTTCTGtgagttttcttcttcttcttttcctacccccccccccacctgcCCCCTTCCTCTTCgagtctgtttggaaagccacctggtaattggaattggtgtaattactagggtggTAATTACTGACTTTGGTAATTACACAACATAGTAATTACAATGACACATTTGTTTGTCAGAgtgtaattacagtgtaattccCTCTGTCCTGTTTGGTTGGCCAAATGTAATTACACAGctaagcttaaaaaaaaaatagattaacATAATAAgtttcttgtatatatataaaatatttattgtgaagtatttaaaataaatattttttaaaattatattattaactataaataataaataatattattactTACCCGAATTAGCCGGGCTCTAATGCAAGCATCTAACACCCAATAaaaaaccaatatttttttCCAGCTATCAATCAATATTATTGCATTATAGCCACAGAAGTTACTATATGTATCAAAACATCTCGTGCAGTTAAAATGCCACAACATTGGGTTGACAATATCTATTACAAAATGAATAGAAACTTTACATTAATGAAGTCAATGAACCGCTTGTTGGACACTTCTTAGATGACTTAAACACAGTAAAGATACTTCTAAACGAGATATGGAAATCCACTTCCATTTCACTGCAAATCCACCCTTCTATTAATATCACGATACTTATGCACCAGTAACTTTTATCAGCAAAAGTGACGCGACCATGAAGAGTAAAAGTTCAAGTCCATGAAAAACAAGGTGATTCACACAAACCATATAGAGCGACTTTTaccaacaaaaaacaaaaaagaaggaagaagagaaaattaCATATAGAAGATTACCaacacaaaaaaacaaaaaacaaaaaaaatgaagagaaaaacaaCAAGCTAACCCCAAGTTCCCAATATTCAATTATGATAGACTAATATCGAGTTACCAACATCGAGAGAAAAGGATATACAATGAAGTTTTACAACGATAAACCTTGCGACCTTTAATTACTCTACCTTGAAGCACTAATTAGTTTCCAATTCTAAATTTCTCTCGACCAACCTCTTACATCTACCTATTTTACAAAATGGTGGTGGCTATACCACTTGCTTCAAGTGACAATGACCTACTCTGTCCCTTTCAACATATGCTATTCTACCTAATTGCTCTAGCATTCCATATCTGTTGAGCTATCCCATCTCTTAGATTGCACATGTATTGTTTGTCAACATCTGTCGGTCCTCGTCCAAGTTCTTCTTCATTTGAATCAATATCATCCAAATTGTGGGAATCTTCTATTTCCTCTTCCACATGTTCTTCAAAATATGAATCGTCCCAGTTCCACTTACGAATGAAATTATGAAGTATACAACATGATAGCACAATCCAACCTTGTTTtttgatggaatatggaggagGAGTCGTTAATATAGGGAATCTTTTTTCAAAACAGCAAATGTCCTCTCCACGACATTTCGAAGCTTTGAATGTCTCAAGTTAAAGAGTTCACGAGCATTTTGTGGTGCTTGTGTTTGGCTCCATTCTCTCAAATGATATCGTACACCACGATAAGGTGCTAGAAATCCCTTTGTATTTGCATAACTGCATCAACTATGTAATATCTTCCTACAAAATTAAGCACCGacttaaatattttagaaaagtaaataaataaataatggaTGTCTGAATTAACGCTAAATTAccattttgaattttcaacttattTTCTGATCTCTCCCAAACAGCGTTTCTTAAAACTCTAGAATCTGAAGCAGAGCCTTCCCAACCAGCAAGCACGTATTGAAAGTtcatatcaaaatctaccaCAGCAAGGACATTTTGAGAAAGAACTCCTTTACGATTTCTATATCTTGGTTGCTCTTCCACGGGAATTAATGCAGGAATGTGAGTTCCATCTATAGCTCCAATACAATCCTTCAAAAAGCTTACAATGATTTTAAGATGTAggacaaaataattaataacttttagTTAGTAAAAGTAAAATGTAATGCTAAAAACTAACCTTGAACCAAGGATAGAAAAGTGGATTAGAGGATATTTCTTGCGGAATACTTCTTCCTGCCTGCTTGACATAGTGTTTTCCTAAACGTAGACAAGCTTTCAAGCACTTGTTAAAATACCGACTAATTGTTTCTCTTGAATGTTGAAAACGATTTTGCACAACTCTATTCCTCTCATTATGAGCTAACGTAAATAGAAATATAGCCAACTGTTCC contains:
- the LOC132050111 gene encoding uncharacterized protein LOC132050111 isoform X2, with the protein product MSSRQEEVFRKKYPLIHFSILGSSFLKDCIGAIDGTHIPALIPVEEQPRYRNRKGVLSQNVLAVVDFDMNFQYVLAGWEGSASDSRVLRNAVWERSENKLKIQNGRYYIVDAVMQIQRDF
- the LOC132050111 gene encoding uncharacterized protein LOC132050111 isoform X1; its protein translation is MCYDLLRMIVGCFLQLVDEMKTRGLLTDSRTVRVEEQLAIFLFTLAHNERNRVVQNRFQHSRETISRYFNKCLKACLRLGKHYVKQAGRSIPQEISSNPLFYPWFKDCIGAIDGTHIPALIPVEEQPRYRNRKGVLSQNVLAVVDFDMNFQYVLAGWEGSASDSRVLRNAVWERSENKLKIQNGRYYIVDAVMQIQRDF